The DNA segment GGCGATGTCGAACCGGTCGGCGAAGGGCAGCAGGTCGTCGAGGTACCACCAGGACCGGTCGATGTTGAACAGCACCTCGCCGCGGAAGCGGGTGAAGATCTCGCCGAGTTCGGAGAGGCCGGCGCCGTGGCTGCTCCAGCGGTACCGCAGCGCGCGGATCGCCTCGGCGTCCAGGGCGCGGATGTCGTCCGCGCGGTCGAAGGCGTGCGGCTCGGCGCCGTCGTGGAAGACGAAGAAGGAGCCGTCGCGGGAGCGGATGACGTCGAGCTCGACCATGTCGGCGCCCTGGCGGAGCGCCGCGACGACGGCCCCGGTGGTGTTCTCGGGCACGTTGCCGAGCCCGGTGCCGCGGTGCACGCAGATCAGCGGGGTGCGCTGCGCGAGGTGGGTGTTGAGCAGCGCGTTGACATGCTGGTGTCGGGGGTGGCCGAACATGGTGTTCCTTCGTGTACGTGCGGGTCAGACGGTGCGGGTGGGACGGGCGGACGCGCCCGTGTCGGTGTCCGCGGCCGTGGGCGCGGTGTGCTCGTGCCCGGGGCGCGGCCGCGGGCGCCGCCGGCGGTGCCCCGTGTCGGCGCGACGGCCGTAGACGAACCACATCACCAGGCCGGAGACGGCCATCAGGAGCACGGCGTAGACCAGGGTCAGGGCGGTGCTGTCGCTCGTGCCCTCGTTGCGGGTGGCGTTCTGGATGGTGATGCCGAGCGGCTGGTACAGCGGGTGGGCGAGGAAGACGGAGATGTCGTAGTCGTCCAGCAGGCTGTTGAAGTTCAGGGCGCTGACGGCCGCGGCGGTGGGAAGCACCAGGGGCAGCAGGACGCGCCGGAAGGTGTGCCAGGCACCCGCGCCGAGCAGGGTGGCAGCCTCTTCCAGCGAGTCGGGGACGCCCGCGTAGGCGGCCTTGAGCATGCGCAGCGTGATCGGGATCTTCGCCGAGACGTAGGCGATGGCGAGCAGGACCAGGGTGCCGGTGAGCACGGTGCCGCCGACCACCGTTCGTGGCTCGGAGTAGGTGATGATCAGTCCGAGGGCGGTGAGCGTGCTCGGCAGCATCCACGGGATGTGCAGCAGGTGTTCCACGGCGGCGGTGACCGGGCTCGGGTACTTGTGCAGCACCCGGGCGACGAACAGCATCAGGGCGATGACGACGGTCGCGGTGACGGTCGCGTACGCGATGCTGACCAGCAGCGGCCAGGAGGCGGTCGCGTCGGTCAGCACCTGGCGGTAGTTGGCGAGCGTGAAGCTGCTCGTGGTGATCCGGCCAGAGGCGATGGTCGAGGCGCCGGTGAAGGAGAACACCACGATCAGCAGCGGCGGTACGAGGTACGCGGCGAACAGCGCGTAGGCCAGGACGTGCACGACGGCGCCTGCCACCGGGTTGGTGATCCGCTGCCTGCGCAGTGCCGAGGGCACCTTGGAGACGGAGAAGTAGGTTCCGCCGGCCTGCATCCGGTTCAGGACCGAGAGCAGGACCAGCGTGGCGGCGCCGAGGAGGACGGCGAGGGTGGCGGCCAGGTCGCGGGAGGAGGGGATGCCCGCGAAGGTGAGGATCATCGGCGTGATCGTCTGGAAGTCCCGCCCGCCGATGACCTGGGGCGCGGCGAAGGCCGTCAGGCCGCCCAGGAACGTCAGCACGGTCACGGCGAACAGGGTGGGCTTGAGCACCGGCAGCACCACCCGGCGCAGGATCCGCCAGGGCGAGGCGCCGAGCTGCTGCGCGGCCTCGATGGTCTGGTGGTCCACCCGCCCCAGGGCCGAGGTGAGGAACAGCAGATGGTAGCTGGTGCCGGTGAGGGTCATCACCATCACCACGGCCGGCATCCCGGAGAACCACGCCGGGTCCGTGCCGGGGAAGGCGTCCACGAGCAGGCGGGTGAGGAGGCCGTGCTCGCCGTAGACGAAGGTGTAACCGGACACGGCCACGACTCCGCCGTAGACCAGCGTGGTGGCGTAGCCGAGCCACAGCAGGCGGGCGCCGCGCAGCGCGAAGTAACGGGTGGCCAGGACGATGAAGACGCCGACGGCGTTGACCGTCACGGACAGGGCCGCGGCCAGCAGGAAGCTGTTGCGCAGCGATTCGCGGGCGCGGTCGGAGGACCACAGCTCGGTGAAGGCGCGGGTGCTGAACGAGCCGTCGGGAAGGAAGATCTCCCGCAGCATGACCAGGTTCGGGAAGACCAGGAAGGCGAAGACGAACCACAGCAGCAGCGCGCCGGCCACCAGGACCAGCGGCGAGCGGAGCATCCTCCGCGCGGAGCGGTTCACCGTCGCGCCCCGCCCGCCGCGGAGGCACCCTCGGGGCCCGGGTACTGCAGCAGCGAGGCCGGGTCGATGACGAGGTCGACCCGCTCGCCCTCCCGGGACCGGAAGCCGTCCTGGGCCCTGAGGACCGCCCGCAGGCGGTCGTGCTCGGTGCGCAGGTGGTAGACGTCGTGCATGCCGTGGTAAGTGTGCGAGTCCACCGTGGCGGGCACGGCGATCCCGCCGTGCGGGGTGCCGGGCCGGACCGCCTTGACCTTCTCGATCCGCACGTAGGTGGCGGCGCCGGCGTCGAGACCGGAGGCGCCGGCCGCCGCGAGCATGCCCACCAGGGCGGGGCTGAGCCGGTTGACCTCGCCGAGGAAGGTGCAGACGAACTCGGTGGCCGAGCGCTCGTAGACCTCCTGCGGAGTGCCGATCTGCTCGATGCGCCCCTGATCCAGGACGGCGACGCGGTCGCTCATCGACAGGGCCTCGTCCTGGTCGTGCGTGACGTAGACGGTGGTGATGCCGAACCGGCCTTGCAGGTCCTTCAGCTGCCCGCGCAGCTGGCGGCGGAGTCTGGCGTCGAGATTCGACAGCGGCTCGTCGAGCAGCAGGACCTTCGGGCGCAGGACCAGGGCGCGGGCGATGGCCACCCGCTGCTGCTGGCCGCCGGAGAGCTCGGCGACCTGCTTGTCGAGCTGCTGCTGCGACAGGTCGACCTGCTCGGCGATCTCGTTCACCCGGCGGTCCGTCTCGGCCCTGGACAGCTTCTGCACGCGCAGTCCGAAGGCGATGTTCTCGCGCACGTTCATGCCGGGGAACAGGGCGTAGTTCTGGAAGACCATGCCCACCTCCCGCTTGCCGCTGGGCAGGTGGGTGATCCTCCTGCCCCCGAGGTGGATGTCGCCGGCACTGAGGTCGACGAAGCCGGCGAGGGCACGCAGCGCGGTGCTCTTGCCGCAGCCGGAGGGTCCGAGCAGTGTGAAGAACTCACCCTCCTGGACCTGGAGGGAGAAGGCGGGCAGCGCCGTGAAGCCGCCGAACCTCACCGTCACGTCGTCAAAGGTGATCATGTGGGTCCTCGGGAGATGTCGGGTGGCGGAAAGGGGGCGTTCCAGGGGGAGCGGCCGCGCGGGGCGGGCCCCCGCGCGGCGCGGAGTCAGCTCCCGAGGTAGTCCAGCTCGACCTTCTCGATCCACTGGTCGAGGTGCTCGGCCACGAACGACCAGTCGATGTCCTGCTCGGTGAAGGAGTTGGTGTCGCTGACCGCCGCCGGGTCGGCCTGGGCCAGCGCGTCCTTGTTCGTCGGCATGGTGTGGAACTGCTTGGACCAGGCGGCCTGGACCGTCGCGCTCCCGAACCAGTCGATGAACTTCTTGGCGTCCGCCGCCTTCTTCGTGCCCTTCACGAGCCCGACCTGCTGGACCGTCATCGGCACACCGATCTTCGGATGCACGGCCTCGGTGGTCACCTTGTACTGCTGCTCGCGGGTGGCCTTGCCGGCCAGCCACATCTGCCCGGCGTCGACCTTGCGGGACGCCATCCGCGCGTACAGGTCGGTGTCGGCCACCGCGGGGACACCGTCGTGGAAGTACGCCTTGACCGCGTCCCACCCGGCCTTGCTGACCCCGAGGTCGCCCTTGTCGTCGCGGTAGCGGCTGAGGATGCCGGCGAGGACCATCTGCGCGGTGGCGCCTCCGAGGTCGGCGGGCACCTCGTAGCGCTTGGCGAACTGCTTCTCGGTCCACAGGTCGGGCCAGTCGGAAGGCGCCTGGGCCGGGCTGCTGTAGGCCGCCTTGTCGTAGACGAGCATGACCGGTTCGCGAACGATCGGCCAGTACTCCTTGCCGGTCGGGTCGCCCGCCGAGGCGTCCACCTTGCCGGCCCACGACGGCGTGTAGGGGGCCAGCACGTCCTCCTTCTTCAGGTTCTCGAAGTAGACGTTGTTCAGGCCGAAGGTGACGTCGGCGATCGGATTGGCCTGCTCGGCGAGCAGCCGGTTGCGGATGTCGCCGCCGCCGAGGTCCACGAACTGGAGCTTGAAGCCGGCCTTCCCCGCCTCCTTCTTCAGCCAGTCGCCCCGCCCGTCCGACACGGAGTTGCTGTACACGACGAGGCTCTTGGTGCTCCCCGTCCCGCCCTGCCCGCCCGCCGCGACCGGCGAGGTACAACCCGTGGCCATCAGTCCAGTGACAAGCACCGTCGCTGCGGCGGTGATGGTCTTGC comes from the Streptomyces sp. TS71-3 genome and includes:
- a CDS encoding ABC transporter ATP-binding protein yields the protein MITFDDVTVRFGGFTALPAFSLQVQEGEFFTLLGPSGCGKSTALRALAGFVDLSAGDIHLGGRRITHLPSGKREVGMVFQNYALFPGMNVRENIAFGLRVQKLSRAETDRRVNEIAEQVDLSQQQLDKQVAELSGGQQQRVAIARALVLRPKVLLLDEPLSNLDARLRRQLRGQLKDLQGRFGITTVYVTHDQDEALSMSDRVAVLDQGRIEQIGTPQEVYERSATEFVCTFLGEVNRLSPALVGMLAAAGASGLDAGAATYVRIEKVKAVRPGTPHGGIAVPATVDSHTYHGMHDVYHLRTEHDRLRAVLRAQDGFRSREGERVDLVIDPASLLQYPGPEGASAAGGARR
- a CDS encoding extracellular solute-binding protein — encoded protein: MKSVRKTITAAATVLVTGLMATGCTSPVAAGGQGGTGSTKSLVVYSNSVSDGRGDWLKKEAGKAGFKLQFVDLGGGDIRNRLLAEQANPIADVTFGLNNVYFENLKKEDVLAPYTPSWAGKVDASAGDPTGKEYWPIVREPVMLVYDKAAYSSPAQAPSDWPDLWTEKQFAKRYEVPADLGGATAQMVLAGILSRYRDDKGDLGVSKAGWDAVKAYFHDGVPAVADTDLYARMASRKVDAGQMWLAGKATREQQYKVTTEAVHPKIGVPMTVQQVGLVKGTKKAADAKKFIDWFGSATVQAAWSKQFHTMPTNKDALAQADPAAVSDTNSFTEQDIDWSFVAEHLDQWIEKVELDYLGS
- a CDS encoding iron ABC transporter permease, with protein sequence MNRSARRMLRSPLVLVAGALLLWFVFAFLVFPNLVMLREIFLPDGSFSTRAFTELWSSDRARESLRNSFLLAAALSVTVNAVGVFIVLATRYFALRGARLLWLGYATTLVYGGVVAVSGYTFVYGEHGLLTRLLVDAFPGTDPAWFSGMPAVVMVMTLTGTSYHLLFLTSALGRVDHQTIEAAQQLGASPWRILRRVVLPVLKPTLFAVTVLTFLGGLTAFAAPQVIGGRDFQTITPMILTFAGIPSSRDLAATLAVLLGAATLVLLSVLNRMQAGGTYFSVSKVPSALRRQRITNPVAGAVVHVLAYALFAAYLVPPLLIVVFSFTGASTIASGRITTSSFTLANYRQVLTDATASWPLLVSIAYATVTATVVIALMLFVARVLHKYPSPVTAAVEHLLHIPWMLPSTLTALGLIITYSEPRTVVGGTVLTGTLVLLAIAYVSAKIPITLRMLKAAYAGVPDSLEEAATLLGAGAWHTFRRVLLPLVLPTAAAVSALNFNSLLDDYDISVFLAHPLYQPLGITIQNATRNEGTSDSTALTLVYAVLLMAVSGLVMWFVYGRRADTGHRRRRPRPRPGHEHTAPTAADTDTGASARPTRTV